A genome region from Primulina eburnea isolate SZY01 chromosome 9, ASM2296580v1, whole genome shotgun sequence includes the following:
- the LOC140840793 gene encoding uncharacterized protein — protein sequence MAGEEDSRTLMELHRPAFGGYGSSIMIQLQVKFGGSPSEDPNAHLENFLSICDTIKCNGVSTDAIRLRLFPFSLQGEAMEWLRDLLAGSIHYMGGISRGFHAQHGRRFKKMLRMCPRHGFSVVQQVETFYYGVDPSVRSMLDAAANESNVGWQDNQREKKVGFLEMDALTAITAKLDGLTHQMAQLQEQKSIPIKSVNQIQGSAEIVGGSSSDTPFLPDMSCEGIQCFGGDSHPAQQKPPQQPPKPPQGAGPSMPPGFKPQDSKSNLEDMLAKYIAENEMIWQNHDAMMQRVETQLGQLATQMATQAPGSLPSDTEKNPKGVNAIMVTSPIKQEGERSFSSNASYAKFLKEILSNKRKLVDFETVKLSEECSAILQNKLPPKLKDPGSFSIPCTIGSSLFSKALCDPGASINLMPYSCFEKLGIGEVKPTTISLQLADRSIKYPRGVVEDVLVNVDKFIFPMDFVVLDMEEDREIPLILGRPFLATGKDLIDVHKGELVLRLNDESVVFNVFQSIKYPHDTSDCFRIDATDEFVECGLQELIGDDPLEICLTDSCPVELENEEIKEYMHYLEADRPISKNGTEEEKLLRVLRDNIKAIGWSIADIKGINSSMCTQNSDGG from the exons ATGGCCGGAGAAGAGGATAGTCGCACTCTAATGGAGCTTCATAGGCCCGCTTTTGGAGGTTATGGCTCTAGTATT atgattcaaCTCCAAGTCAAATTTGGAGGATCACCTTCTGAAGATCCCAATGCACATCTGGAGAACTTTCTGTCGATCTGTGATACAATCAAGTGCAATGGGGTGAGTACTGATGCCATTAGACTCAGATTATTTCCATTTTCCCTACAAGGAGAGGCTATGGAGTGGCTTCGAGACCTTCTTGCTGGTTCTATCCACTACATGGGAGGGATTAGTCGAGGTTTTCATGCACAG CATGGACGCAGGTTTAAGAAGATGTTGAGAATGTGCCCAAGACATGGTTTTTCGGTAGTCCAGCAGGTTGAGACCTTCTACTATGGGGTGGATCCATCTGTGAGATCTATGCTTGATGCGGCAGCAAACG AAAGCAATGTAGGATGGCAGGATAACCAAAGGGAGAAGAAAGTCGGATTCCTTGAGATGGATGCCTTGACAGCGATCACAGCAAAGCTTGACGGATTGACCCATCAGATGGCACAGCTACAAGAACAAAAGTCAATACCAATCAagtcagtgaatcagattcaAGGAAGTGCTGAAATAGTTGGTGGGTCATCTAGTGACACGCCATTCTTGCCAGATATGTCTTGTGAGGGAATACAGTGTTTTGGAGGGGACTCA CATCCCGCACAACAAAAACCTCCTCAGCAACCACCTAAACCTCCGCAAGGTGCGGGACCTTCTATGCCACCCGGTTTCAAGCCACAGGATAGCAAGTCAAATCTTGAGGACATGCTCGCCAAGTACATAGCCGAGAATGAGATGATATGGCAAAATCATGATGCCATGATGCAAAGGGTGGAGACTCAACTAGGGCAGTTGGCGACACAGATGGCTACACAAGCTCCGGGTTCACTACCTAGTGACACAGAAAAGAATCCGAAGGGTGTCAATGCAATCATGGTGACATCTCCCATAAAGCAAGAG GGAGAAAG AAGCTTTAGCTCAAATGCCTCCTACGCAAAATTCCTTAAAGAGATTTTATCAAACAAGAGGAAATTGGTTGACTTTGAGACAGTTAAGCTTTCGGAGGAATGTTCtgctattttacaaaataaattacctccGAAGCTTAAAGATCCAGGTAGTTTCTCTATTCCCTGTACTATTGGAAGTTCATTATTTAGTAAGGCGTTGTGTGATCCAGGTGCAAGCATAAATTTAATGCCTTACTCATGTTTTGAGAAGCTAGGAATTGGTGAAGTTAAACCCACTACAATTTCTCTACAGTTAGCtgatagatcaattaaataTCCTAGGGGAGTTGTAGAGGATGTGTTGGTGAATGTTGACAAGTTTATTTTCCCAATGGACTTTGTTGTGttagatatggaagaggatCGTGAGATTCCTCTTATTTTAGGAAGACCATTTTTAGCCACTGGGAAAGATTTGATAGATGTACACAAGGGTGAGTTGGTGTTGAGATTGAATGATGAGAGTGTAGTGTTTAATGTTTTCCAATCTATCAAATACCCTCATGACACATCtgattgttttagaattgatgctactgACGAGTTTGTTGAGTGTGGTTTGCAGGAATTGATAGGTGATGACCCCTTGGAGATTTGTTTGACTGATTCATGTCCAGTAGAGTTGGAGAATGAGGAGATCAAGGAATACATGCATTATCTGGAAGCAGACAGACCGATCTCAAAAAACG GGACGGAAGAGGAAAAGTTGTTGCGTGTTTTGAGGGATAATATCAAAGCCATAGGTTGGAGCATTGCAGACATAAAGGGAATCAACTCCTCCATGTGcacacaaaattctgatggaggcTGA